The uncultured Dysgonomonas sp. genome contains the following window.
AACAACTTATACAGTCGCACAGCACTCACCATCTGGGAGGTGTTGACAGTGAATTTACAGCCTATAACTTCACAGGGCAGCCGGTCAACCGTAAGACCCGGCATACCATGGGCACAGCCACCCAGATAGAGCATTACACCTACCTCTACGACCATGCCGGGCGTCTGGTGGAGACAAAACATAAGTTGAATTCAGGAGCCGAAGTCGTCCTGGCCCGCAACGAGTACGACGAACTGGGCAGGCTCAAGGCAACCACAAAGAGCGGCAAGGCAAACCTGAAAACCACATATGCCTACAATATACGCTCGTGGACAAAGTCGATATCAGGGCCTTTGTTCAGCCAGACATTGTACTACAATGATAAAGTAACAGCGCATAACTATAGTGATTATACCCCTGCCTACAACGGCAACATATCGGGCATGGAATGGAAGGCAGAGACCGAAGCCATGAGGAGCTACCGTTTCAAATATGACAAACTCTCCCGGCTGAGCCATGCAGCATACAACGGAGTAGTCTCGGGAGGCTATTACAATGTTTCCTACAGTTACGACAAGCATGGCAATATGCAGACCCTGCACAGACGGGGCAAGATGACTGCGGGTAATAATGCGGAAGATTATAATTCGGTGGACAACCTGACCATGACCTATACAGGCAACCAGCTGGTCAATGTAAGGGACAGGGGAGTAAATGTCAGTCTGGCCGGATCGGCTGACTTCAAGGATCATTCGGGGGCGCAGGGTGTATACACCTATAATGCCAACGGCGCCATGAATAAAGATACCCATAAAGGAATAACCGGGATTCAATATAATTCACTAAATTTACCACAGTCTATAGAGATAGATAACCCAAATGTAAAGGGCAGGACAAAATATATGTATACAGCCACAGGTGTGAAGCTACAGGTTATCCATGAGACGGATATGAACCTTCAGGCGGCTACCGTTATGGCTACAGCCCCTTTCAGTACGCAGGCAACCGATACCAAGACCACCGACTACGTGGGTAATAAGGTCTATGAGAACGGCACACTCAAGCGCACCTTGATAGATGGGGGATATATTGAAGGTACAACTTATTATTTCTTCCTGACCGACCACTTAGGCAATAATCGTGTAGTAGCTAATGCAAGCGGCACAGTCATACAGAAGAATCATTACTATCCCTTCGGGATGGCTTTTGCAGAGAATACAACGGCTGGGCAGGGGGTACAGCCATACAAGTATAATGGTAAGGAGTTGGATGGAATGCATGGGTTGAATATGTATGATTATAGTGCGAGGTATTATGAGCCTAGTATTGGGAGGTTTAGTACGGTGGACCCATTAGCGGAGAAGTATTATAGTATTAGTCCGTATGCGTATTGTGCAAATAATCCGATTAAGTATATAGATTTAAAGGGCGATAGTTTAACCCATCATGGAGAAAGTGCCCTTTATGAAAGAGTAGATAGAGTTCATAATAACTACCTAGATGGATATTATACATTTACAACTACTTCGAATGGTGTAACATCTCTTGTCGCCACAGGTAAGGATAGGACACAAGATCCTGCAGCATTTGCAAAAGCTGAAGCTTATTTTAATGAGTTAAACACTGTTGTAAATGGACCTGGGATGACACATGTAAGGTTAGTGGACAATAGCGAAAATGCATTAGTCGGTAATTTTAACCTGGGGATGATTGATATTGGGGATATAGAACAGCTACCTCTTGTACAAGGTAATAATATTGTAACACAAGGCAGTACATTAATACATGAAACTGTAGAACAATATCAAACACAGGTTAAAGGTTTACATAAATATAATGATGCACATAGGGCAGCAACAGTTTCAGAATCCAATATTATAGGTGTTACCATAGATCCTAACAGAACAATAGAGAATATATCGCGTCCTGGACCTGCTACTGGATTCATGAAAACTCAAGCATCAGATGGACGACAACAGACTATGATGTTTAGATATAATAATAATATTAGTATAGGAAATATATTTAGATAATACGATGAAAAGATATTTTATTTTTTTACTAATTGTTTTAAACTGTAATTTGGGTGCTGTTGCATCTAATATAAACATTGACACATTGTTTGTTAATAATGTAGTATCGATAGAAAATTATCTGAATTTAGTAATTGATGGTTACATATTACCATCAGGAAATATAGATAATCCTATTGCCGCGAGCATAGATGGTAGACCTGTAAAAACAAATTACACAGATTCAACTAAGTTTTATATCTATGGTGAATATGCAGATTTTTTGAATATGTTCGAAGATATTAGTAACTATAAATGGGAACGAAATTCTTATGTTCCCAATATTATGATAAATCGACAGGAGATTTTGATGGTTAAGGATTGGTATGAGACTAATAGAAAAAGGCTAAATTGTGAGAAAGTCAAAAGATTGTTTCAATGGTATAATAGTTTAACACCAAATATACATTTGCTAAATAAAGAATCTTTAGATAAATATCATCAAGAAAAAGAATTAATAAAAAGACTTGATACCTTTATTGATTATGAATCATCGACTTGCGTAGACCAATAGTTTTTGTATTGCATAGTAATAATAGCAATCCTGTCAATAATGGAGCAGGATAATTTATCTATTCCATATTCCGTCACAAGGGATTAGCAATCACTTGTTTGATATTGAAAGGATTTACAATCCGCTACAAGAATCCTATCGGTTTATCATCAGTAGGATTATTTATCTATACTATATACCTTTTGTTCAGCGAAGCAAAAAACAACAACACGAAAAAAGTGTAATATCTGTTACCTTTGTTACCTTTTCCAATACTCAATATAATTCACTAAATTTACCACAGTCTATAGAGATAGATAACCCCAATGTCAAGGGCCGGACAAAATATATGTATACAGCCACAGGAGTGAAGCTACAGGTTATCCATGAGACGGATATGAACCTTCAGGCGGCTACCGTTATGGCTACAGCCCCTTTCAGTACGCAGGCAACCGATACCAAGACTACCGACTATGTGGGTAATAAGGTCTATGAGAACGGCACACTCAAGCGCACCTTGATAGATGGAGGATATATTGAAGGTACAACTTACCATTTCTTCCTGACCGACCACTTAGGTAATAACCGTGTAGTAGCAAATGCCAATGGTACAGTAATACAGAAGAACCATTATTATCCCTTCGGGATGGCTTTTGCAGAGAATACAACGGCAGAACAGGGGGTACAGCCTTACAAGTATAACGGTAAGGAGTTGGATCAGATGCATGGGTTGAATATGTATGATTATAGTGCTAGGTTTTATGAGCCGGGTATAGGGAGGTTTAGTACGGTGGATCCGCATGCGGAGAACTATTACAATATATCACCTTATGCATATGTCGCTAATAATCCAATGGCATTTATTGATCCGAATGGTATGGATAGCATCTATTATCAAAGCAACTACGAACCAACTCCGGGGAGAAAAAATATAATGACATCACTTAATACCAGTTATAGTTTGGTGGCAAGAGTCGGTAAAGGAGGACAGGACGTTTATAGTGTAACCTTTTCTGATGTCGTAGTTACACCTCAAGGAGGAATCTACACAAATGGAGGTGTTCTTACTAATTATCATGGAATCGTAATTGGTGAGAAAGGACTAGAAATCGTTAGCCCTGAGTTTGATGCTTTGATGATAGGCAGGGGGATTGCGAATGCAGTTGGGAAAAAAGTGGCCTCAGAAATTGTAGGAACGACTACGAATAAAACATTAAAAACTACAGAACTCAATCCCACCCATTATATAACAAAATCAAAAAATGAGATGCAAAAATTAGTTAACAGTGTTAATGAGAAAGGAGTATTACATCCAATACAATATGTAGAAAGTAATGGAGTAAATTATATAGTAGATGGGCATCATCGATACTTTGCCGCCATAAGGACTGGAAAAATAGATATTCCTGTAAATAAAGTTTCCTTGCCGTATGGTTCTTACAAAAACACAAGAGATCTCGTTCCTGAAGGAAAAATGCTTGGTTTTTGGAAATATATGAAACCTAAATAAAATATTATTATGGCTCTCTGGCAATATACATTTAATCTTGTACCTGAAAATACAATTAAGGATAAGGTACTTATTGATGAGGACGGTTATTTTGATACTTCTCCATTGTGGCTGAAAAGTTGTAAAAAAATAAATATATTTGAGGATATAGGCATTTTATTACCCTTATCTGAATCATGGGATACAGATATAGTTCAATATGGTGATTTAAATTCAAATTGTATTGAGATTTATAAGAATCAAAATTTTATAGAATCAGCTTCTTTTCGAATTAATTTTTTAAGCAATTACAAGGAAATACTTAAAGAAATTATACGAATTTGTTTTTCCGAAAAACTATTAATTCTGGACGAATTCTTTAATGTTGTTCCATATGATTTTGATAAAATCTATAGTGTGATAGAGAATTCGCAGCAAAAAAAATACTATATGAAATTGATTCAATAAAGAATTTAAATTATCTATACCCGTTCGGTATAGGTTTCATTTGCGTCGATTAAAAATCAAAACTTAGCTTTGAAAATAAACAATGAGAATTCTCTCCTTTGCGCAGGCTTGCAGCCTATGTATTACATAGCAATAATTACAATCCTGCCGATTTATCATCGGCAGGATTGTTTATCCATACTATATACCTTTTGTTCAGCGAAGCAAAAAACAACAACACGAAAAAAGTGTAATATCTGTTACCTTTGTTACCTTTTCCCATACTCAATATAATTCACTAAATTTACCACAGTCTATAGAGATAGATAACCCCAATGTCAAGGGCAGGACAAAATATACCTATACAGCCACAGGAGTGAAACTACAGGTTATCCATGAAACGGATATGAACCTTCAGGCGGCTACCGTTATGGCAACAGCCCCTTTCAGTACGCAGGCAACCGATACCAAGACTACCGACTATGTGGGTAACAAGGTTTATGAAAACGGCACATTAAAGCGCATACTGATAGACGGCGGCTATATCGAAGGCACTACTTATCATTTCTACCTGACGGACCATCTGGGCAATAATCGGGTAGTAGCCAAGGCGGACGGCACAGTAATACAGAAGAACCATTATTATCCCTTCGGGATGGCTTTTGCAGAGAATACAACGGCAGAACAGGGGGTACAGCCTTACAAGTATAATGGTAAAGAGCTGGATCAGATGCATGGGCTGAATATGTATGATTATAGTGCGAGGTTTTATGAGCCGGGTATAGGGAGGTTTAGTGCAGTGGATCCTCTGGCGGAGAAGTATCCGTGGATATCTCCATACGTTTACTGTAACAATAACCCTATAAAATATATTGACCCGGATGGTTTAGATTGGGTAATGAGAGGTGTTGGAGGAAATGCTTATTATTACTATGATAAGGATGTTAAATCCTGGGATGATATAAAAAATAAATACGGTGATGGTAAAATAGCGGGAAATGTAATGCTTATAAAAGAGGGACAACAAGTAAAAATCTCAGGTAAAGACGGTAATTCTATGGTTTACACGTTTAGTAATGAGAATAAGAGTTTCACCGATGCAAGCGGCAATGCTTTAGGAGAGATGGATATAATGTCAGGCAAGGGGTTTGCTGTAATAGGAACAGGGGATAAAAATGTAGATGGCGCCACATTACATAATAATTTATTTGGAACTTCTACTACAGGAGGGAATAATCCACGAACCAATGATAAAACTGAAGAATATTTTGGGTATTTACCTTTTCAAACCAATCAAGATAATTATTCTCTCAAACATGACATTGGATATAATGCGAAAGGAGCTAATGGTGCAGCAAGTGCCTTTACAAATATAGAGGTATTACCTGATGACTATAAATTAGCAGGGAGAAATGCACTCAATGCGCTCAATCCTTCTATAAGTGAAAGAGAGAGATGGAGGTCTATTGGAACTGCTGCTGCTTTTGGTGCAATCTCGGTAGTTAAAACTATAGCAAGCCCTGTTTTAAGTCCATTCGTTTATAAAAAGAAAGGAACAAAATGAATAAAAAGAAAATAATAACTATCGTTGTATTTATCATAATTATTGCTGGTTTAGGAGCGTATTTTTTCCAACCTGGAACATATGTAAATGCTCGAAATTATCAATTAAAAGATGTAGCGTCATATGAAGAGCTTAGGGATAAGGT
Protein-coding sequences here:
- a CDS encoding RHS repeat-associated core domain-containing protein gives rise to the protein MYTATGVKLQVIHETDMNLQAATVMATAPFSTQATDTKTTDYVGNKVYENGTLKRTLIDGGYIEGTTYHFFLTDHLGNNRVVANANGTVIQKNHYYPFGMAFAENTTAEQGVQPYKYNGKELDQMHGLNMYDYSARFYEPGIGRFSTVDPHAENYYNISPYAYVANNPMAFIDPNGMDSIYYQSNYEPTPGRKNIMTSLNTSYSLVARVGKGGQDVYSVTFSDVVVTPQGGIYTNGGVLTNYHGIVIGEKGLEIVSPEFDALMIGRGIANAVGKKVASEIVGTTTNKTLKTTELNPTHYITKSKNEMQKLVNSVNEKGVLHPIQYVESNGVNYIVDGHHRYFAAIRTGKIDIPVNKVSLPYGSYKNTRDLVPEGKMLGFWKYMKPK
- a CDS encoding RHS repeat-associated core domain-containing protein, producing MKLQVIHETDMNLQAATVMATAPFSTQATDTKTTDYVGNKVYENGTLKRILIDGGYIEGTTYHFYLTDHLGNNRVVAKADGTVIQKNHYYPFGMAFAENTTAEQGVQPYKYNGKELDQMHGLNMYDYSARFYEPGIGRFSAVDPLAEKYPWISPYVYCNNNPIKYIDPDGLDWVMRGVGGNAYYYYDKDVKSWDDIKNKYGDGKIAGNVMLIKEGQQVKISGKDGNSMVYTFSNENKSFTDASGNALGEMDIMSGKGFAVIGTGDKNVDGATLHNNLFGTSTTGGNNPRTNDKTEEYFGYLPFQTNQDNYSLKHDIGYNAKGANGAASAFTNIEVLPDDYKLAGRNALNALNPSISERERWRSIGTAAAFGAISVVKTIASPVLSPFVYKKKGTK
- a CDS encoding DUF6443 domain-containing protein, with amino-acid sequence MKKIYLHILLFLFSLSLYPQSNLTLNTVRTSGGSETACQSIVLQPGFSFVSATGKSLTLSVNPSTCDPYAGAASSLSNDHNYIQTKTYTTADGSRYMEAIQYFDGLGRPVQTVQRGITPNAADLVALQEYDAFGRESNSWLPAVLTGNNGAYADPASVMAKAKAAAANGGVADTNPFSKPIYEASPLNRIISQYGPGADWHKDYGTTSKAVATEYLTNSQATELICNLYRVTGSGTSTGLTESGTYANGELYVTKVTDEDSNVSYEFKDKLGQVVLTRQMSKVGTSDKAHDTYYVYDDFGNLSYVLPPMAVDTISKAGVKGELIELWGYLYKYDNRNRCVIKKLPGTDRIYYVYDKADRLIFTQDGEQRKKNEWTFTIPDDFGRVVLTGTCTTVNSAAIRSGRFDDYLIKAEFSTTGTYHGYNVKVGQSTFNELTIQNPVVHTASYYDSYKFRALSGFSADNINYKTSGEPAIYHTRYGTDASTYEHKGLLTGTATLLLDGSTATKYLYTGMYYDNKKQLIQSHSTHHLGGVDSEFTAYNFTGQPVNRKTRHTMGTATQIEHYTYLYDHAGRLVETKHKLNSGAEVVLARNEYDELGRLKATTKSGKANLKTTYAYNIRSWTKSISGPLFSQTLYYNDKVTAHNYSDYTPAYNGNISGMEWKAETEAMRSYRFKYDKLSRLSHAAYNGVVSGGYYNVSYSYDKHGNMQTLHRRGKMTAGNNAEDYNSVDNLTMTYTGNQLVNVRDRGVNVSLAGSADFKDHSGAQGVYTYNANGAMNKDTHKGITGIQYNSLNLPQSIEIDNPNVKGRTKYMYTATGVKLQVIHETDMNLQAATVMATAPFSTQATDTKTTDYVGNKVYENGTLKRTLIDGGYIEGTTYYFFLTDHLGNNRVVANASGTVIQKNHYYPFGMAFAENTTAGQGVQPYKYNGKELDGMHGLNMYDYSARYYEPSIGRFSTVDPLAEKYYSISPYAYCANNPIKYIDLKGDSLTHHGESALYERVDRVHNNYLDGYYTFTTTSNGVTSLVATGKDRTQDPAAFAKAEAYFNELNTVVNGPGMTHVRLVDNSENALVGNFNLGMIDIGDIEQLPLVQGNNIVTQGSTLIHETVEQYQTQVKGLHKYNDAHRAATVSESNIIGVTIDPNRTIENISRPGPATGFMKTQASDGRQQTMMFRYNNNISIGNIFR